The genome window TGATTTAGAATTTCATTTTTTGGATTTAACCAAGCTAAAAGCAGAAGATGCAACGGATTTAGAAAAATGGCTAAGGTTTATTCAAACCGATAACTTTAAAATCCGAGAACAATTAGGAAAGGAGAATGCCGTTATGGAATATGCCAATGGAATTATGAATCAATTTTTCAGCAGCAAGGAGGAACGCCTAAAATATGAAGCCGCCTTTCGCTATGACTGCGATCGGGCTTCGCTGTTTGCCGCTGGGCAGGAAACAGGCAAACTCCAAACCGCCCGCAATATGAAAGCTAAAAACTTCGACTTAGAAACCATTCAGGAAATTACCGGCCTGACGGCTAAGCAGATTGAGGCATTATAAGTGTTTTTGCAAGAATTCGCAGCAGCAATCGAAGCAATGAAATAATCCTATATCGTGGGTGTCAAATATTTTGACACCCACATTTTATATTCTATGCTTTTCTCCCCTTTGCGCTTTAACCAGCCATTCCTGTTTATGCTCAACGCCCACACTCGTAATTTGTCGGCACTTCAACGAATTACGAGCGCTTACCTGAACCGATCCATCGTTTCACCGCCAAATCCAAAACTCCCACTAAAGCCACACAAATAATGGCCCAGGCAAACACGCCGGCCGTGTTTAAATTGGCCTTTTCAATCTGAAAAGCGCTGCCGATGCCATACTGCGGCTGACACAGCACCTCCGCACCAATGCAAACCTTAAAGCCCAGCCCCAATGCCGAGGATATGCCCGCCCAAACATAGGGCCGGGCCGTCGGCAAATAAATCTCAAATAACTGACGAAAAAAACCGACCCGAAAAACCTTGGCCATTTGCAGGAGCTTCCTATCAGTTTCTTCCATTCCCGTTTTCCAGCTCCAATACAGCACCGGAAAGGAAATCAAAAACACAACCAGTACCGGCGCGGCATTGGATTTCAGCCAAATAATCGCCAGTAAAATAATCGCCATAGTCGGAATTGCCTTAATCAACGCGATAAACGGCGAAAAAAGTGCCGCTATGCTCTGATGTAAGCCGGCCGCCGCCCCCAGCAGCATTGCCAGCAGCGCCGTCAGCCCAAAGCCCAGCAAAAAACGCCAGACCGTAGCTGCAATCGTCCGTCCAAACGATGCTCCGCTGACAATCCGAACCAGCTCGCGGTAAGTTGCCGCCGGGCCCGGCACTAAAATCGGCTGGTTTAAGCAACAGGCAATCAGGCTCCAGCTAAAAAGCAAGAGCCCGATTCCAAGCAGGAAAAAAACTTTATCTTTGCCGCCTGCTCCCGGCTTTTCAGCAAAACCCTCCGGCTGGTTCCGGGAAAAATTTTGCCTATTTTTGATAGTAAAAGGCTTCATCCGGCATCTTTCCTCCGATGTTTTCAGCGCCGAAGTTCATCAGTTCCGTATAGTATTTTTCCAGCGCCACTTTAGCCTCAGCTGCATCCTTATACATCAAATTACAATTCGGGATCGCCTTAGCCACCACCGGCGCTTTCAGGTTATCGCTTAACTCTTCCATGTAAGCGCCCACTGCCTGCGGATCCGTATTCGCAAATTCTATGCTTTCGGCAAGTTTGGCTAAAAATTCCTTGACTAATTCCGGGTAGTTCTCAGCCACCTCTTTTTTGACCAACACCGCTGTCTGCGGATAGCTGTCCTCGCTTCCGGTCGCTTTTTTCCATTCGGCCTGAATATCAAAGACCACCTTGGTTTCCGGCTTCTTGGTCAATACCTGCGTCAGCATCGGCTCCGGTAAGAGGGCAATCCCAGCCTTGCCCGATAAGAATAGCGGCGCCAGCTCCGTCGCGCCGGCCACATATTCAAAGGTAACGTCCGTATCCGGGGTTAAGCCGTTTTTCGTCAGCAAATAACGCAGGGTTAAATCCGGCGTCAAGCCCCGGCCGATTAGCGTTATCGTCTTGCCTTTCAAATCCGCCCAGTCCTTGACCGAGTCATCGGCCGCCGCCAAATAAAGCACGCCCCAAACCGTCGAGCCGGCATACTGATAGGCTGCGCCCTTATTATAGACTTTAATTGCCAAATTAGACGGCACCACCGCAAAATCCGCCTCGCCCGAAATTAACTTGGGCGCTAAGGTATCGGTTGCCACAACGCTATCATACGCCATCTTCGCTCCGTTTACTTCCGGACTTTCCTTGATCATCTTAGCTAAACCAATGGTCGGTACACCAGCCGGCATCACTACCTGAAACGTCCGGTCGCCGTAATTCTCAGCTGTATTTTCCGCCGGTTTTGTTTCGTCCGTCTTCGTGTCTTTTTGTTCCTCTACCGGCTTCGTTTCGTCCTTCTTTTCTTCGGGCTTTGTTTCGTCCTTCTTCTCCGCAGCCGGTGTCTGCTGATTGGCATATGCCGAATCAGTTGGCGTAGTTTTAGACGTACCGCAGGCAGTCATTAAAACCATTAAAACCAAACCTAAACTCATCATTTTTAAAAACTTTGTTTTCATAGAATCCCCTTCTTTCGTTGCGTAAACTTTGCCTCGGCCGCGGATGCAAGCCTTATCAGCCGTTTTTTCCCCCGCGGCGCGGACAAAACTCTTATTCCAGTATAAACTCCGCTTCTATCTCCTTTTTTAGCCCCTTATATTCCTCTAATAAGCGTTCCGACGGATCTTGCGAAACCGTAAACTCCTTTTTAACCCTGGCCGGTGCAGCTGATAAAACCAGTATCCGATGCCCCAGCAGAATCGCTTCCTCTAAATTGTGGGTCACAAAAAAAATGGTATTCCTTCTCACCTCCCATAATCCAATCAATTCCTTAATCAGACGCAATCTAAGTTCCATATCCAGCGACTGAAACGGCTCGTCCATCAGCAGCAAATCGCCCCCGGCATAAAATGCCCGGGCAATCGCCGCCCGCTGACGCATACCGCCACTTAACTGCGCCGGATAATAGTTCACAAAATCAATTAAGCCCAGTTTTTCAAGAATCGCCTTGGCTTTCTGGGCGTCCGGTTTGCCGCCCGGAAACATCACATTTTCCAAGACATTTTTCCAGGGCAAAAGCCGATCTTCCTGAAAAACATAGGACAACTTGCCGAAAACCCGACAACTTCCCGCCGATGGCGCACTTAAACCCGCCATAATATTGAGCAGTGTTGTCTTTCCCGCTCCCGACGGACCGAGCAAACAGACAATCTCGCCCTTTTTCAGGGTAAAATCAAGACCGGCTAAGACTTTTAAACCCTGATATTCTTTTTCCAGTTTATTTATTTCCACAATTATACCGCTCATTGTTCGACCTTCTTACTAAAATAAATCACTATGAGAGCCTGTCCGAGTTAAATATAAAAGCAACTCATCTTCATTTATTTCATAAATCAACAGCCAATCTGGAGTTATATGACATTCCCGGCAACCTGTATACCTACCCGATAAACCATGGTCACGATATTTCTCAGGCAAAGGCTTCTGATTAGCTAAAAGCCTAATTACTATTTCCAATAAATTGACATCATATCCTCGTTTTACGATCCGCTTATAATCTTTCTTAAAACTAGCTTGATACTTAATCTTCAGCATTTAAATCTTCCATCAATTCTTCTACCGTAGAAAAAGCCTGACTCATACCAATTCCGGCTCTTGCGTTTTTGATTGCTTCTCTCGTTTCTAGATTCGGTATTTCCCCCCCGATTTCAAAGGGTATCCTGTATTCACGCACAACTTTTCTAGCATAGATATTAAAAGCGGTTGACATCGTCATCCCCATATCTTCACAAAATAGCTCAAACTGCTGTTTTAAATCGCTGTCCATGCTAATATTGATATTCGTATTTGCCATAATATACATCCTTTCCTTCCTTTATTGCACCAGCAACAAATAATACACCAAAAAATTATATTGATACAAATATTTCGCCGCCACCGACTGCCGGATCAGTATCAAAATCTCCAAATGCTGGCCGGTGCTGAACCAGTAATTCAAAAACAGCATCCCCAGCCACATCAGCAGTACGCTGAAAATCCCCCCTAATACCGCTCCGACCGCCTTATTCAGCTGCCGGATAATCGGGAGTCTGGCCACGCCGGAAAGCAGCCGGCTAATCAGAGCAAATAAAATCAAAATCAGCACAAAGCCGATAAAAAACGATAAAATCTGCATAGCAATTCCTGCCAGGTTCTGTCCGATCTGCATTCGGGCATTCTCCAGTACCCCGGTCCTGCCTAATTTCTTGCCCAAAAGTGCCAATATCTGCGGACTGATTTCCGGGCCGGCCGGTGCCGCCGACGGATCGGTCAGTTTTTCCGCCACCGCTGCCAAATCAACATTGCGTAAAATCAGCTTCAGCAAAGTGTCATACAGGGAGGTATATCGATTCAGTAAGGGCAGCAATATAGGCTGAACAAAGAAGGCCGCTACTACCGCCGCAAAAGAAGATAAAAGCGAAAGCACCATCCGAATCGCTCCCAGCGCCGCTCCCAATCCAATCCCCAAAAGCAGCACCGCTATTACCACCAAATCTGCCATATTTATCATTATTTATTCCCTCTCTTACATAAAAATTAAACTGCCGTCGGAATGATACCGCAGCTGTTTTCAACATCCGCCGTTCCGCCGGCTTTAGTCCAACTCCGTTTTTTCCCAAACGGTATAACTCATTGGCTGAATCAGCAAATAGCGGTCAGACGCGACTTCATAAAAAGCATCCAGCCGCTCATGAAAGGGATACTGCCAAATCATCCGGCTGCCCCGATACTTGGTAATTTTTTCCTGATCGGCCACAAAATACTCATCCGCCTGAGCGCTGATTAAATTGGGCTCCTGGGCAAAGAACAGTTCCTGAATCAGCTCACCGCCCATGCGATACACCTTTAGCCGGTAACGGCGCTCACCGATTTCCTTGGTATCAGTATAGAGCAATGTTTCGTTTTTGGTATAATACACCGCCAAGAGGTCGCCGTCCACATCAAGCTTTAAAGGCGCAGAGTAAAGCTCTTTGCTGCCCGACATCGGATACAGATAAGCCGAACGATTGCCGATCACCCACAGCATTTTCTGACCGAAATAATGCAGCTCCGGCATCAATTCCCCCTCATAGGCATCCGCCCGAAGGATAAATTCATCCAAATCCTCATGATAATCAGCAAAGCCAAACATGGTGATTTGAGAGTGAATACCGCCATTTAAAGCGTCCACATAGGAAGTCGTCAGATTGAGGCCATCGCCGGATAATGCCGCCGCAACCGGATAACCGTCCTGCCTTAAAACCGAACCCCGCTCAATCAGCGGCACGCCTTCCCGGCTGTAAACCTTAATCTTGTTTTCCAAATCCGCTTCCAGAACCAAAACCAACTGTCCGCCTTCACTCAGCCAGGCACTGACAATCGGAAAGTTTTCCCGGATACCGGCCAAAAAACCATTCTTATCAAACAACAAAGCATCATGCCCCAAAATATCGGCTACCACCAGATAATCGCCCGCCTGCTTCAGCAGAGGAGCCAGCATTTGAAAAGGCTTCGTCCACTGGCTGCTGCCGTCCAAGTTTCTTTTTTCCAAGCCCTCCCGACTGCAGAAATACAGCGCGTCCTCATAGGGCAAAATTTGCAAATACTGTCCCTGAATCAATTCCTGCCGAAGCTCCGGTGCAAACTCAATCTTTCCGCCGTTAAACAAATAATAATGCGGCCGGATATAAAAAATATAAGCGGCCAAAAGCAACAGCGCAATTCCCGCCGCTGCTGCCGTCAATACTCTCTTCACTGTTTTCTCCGTTCTTAGTGTTCATCTTCCTTTAAGATACTCTGGTACAAGGCCAAATATTCTTTGGCACTGCCATCCCAGGAAAATCGGGTTGCCATGCCCCGCTGCATAATCTCATTCCATACTTTCGGCTCCTTAAAGCAGCCAATCGCCCGCCGGATCGCCTCAATAAAATCATTGGAAAAATAATTGGAAAAACGAAAGCCGGTGGCTCGTTCCGGATCATCCTCATAGCCGATAATGGTATCGCTGAGGCCGCCGGTATTACGGACAATCGGCACCGCACCGTAGCGCAGGCTATACATCTGCGACAGACCGCAGGGCTCAAACAGCGACGGCATTAAAAACATATCAACCGAACCATAAATCTGCCGGGCAACCGCCGGATTAAACTCGGTAATCACTACAATCTGGCCGGGATATTGATTGGCCATGTCCTTTAAAGCCGCTTCATAATAGGTTTCGCCCGAACCCAAAATCACAAACTGAACGCCTTCTCTGGCCAGTTTCTTCATGGCCGCCAAAATCAGGTCGATTCCCTTTTGCTCGGCGAGCCTTGTGACCACGCCCAGCATCGGCTCAGCCGACGGCGCCAGACCAATCTGCTCGCGAAAAGCTTTCTGCTGTTTACTTCTTTCTTTTTTATAATTCTTGGCATCAAACTGAAATGCCAGCGCTTCATCATTGGCCGGGTCATACTTATCATAATAAATCCCGTTGATGATACCGTAAATCTTATGCGAATATTTACGCAGCAGCCCATCCAGTCCATAGCCGAACTCCGGTGTCTGAATTTCCTTGGCATAGGTTTGACTGACCGTCGTAATGGCATTGGAATAAACGATTCCCGCTTTCATAAAGCAAACCTTGCCGTAATACTCAACCGCTTCACTGTTAAAATATTTTGGCGACAGATTCAGTTTCTCCAGCACATCCCGCTCAAATACACCCTGATACTGCAAATTGTGAATGGTAAACACCATTTTAATATCCCGATAAAAATCCAGCGTCGCGTAGTCCTGCTTCAAAAAAATGCCAATCAGTGCCGTCTGCCAGTCATTGGCATGAATAACGTCCGGCTTTAACCCGATTGAAATCAGCATTTCCACTACCGCCTTGCTGAAAAAGCCAAAGCGAACGCTGTCATCCTCATAGCCGTACAGCTTTTCCCTTTCAAAAAAAGGGGCATTGCCGATAAAATACGTTTTGATTCCATCCAACTCATGCTGGTACACCGCAGCTACCATCGGCCGGTTGGTAATCTCAACGATAAACTCATGGAGCTTTGTCAGCTGATATTTTTCCTCAATTCCCCGGTATTTGGGCATGACCCTGACCATATTGACATTTTGCTTTCGAAATGCCACCGGCAGAGCCTCAGCGACATCAGCCAACCCACCCGAAGCTTTATACGGTCCGCTTTCTGAGGTAACAAACAAAATAGTTTTCTCTGCTTTTTGCGCCATGATATTCTCCTTCCTGATAGTTTGTTACAGTCCGGCAAGCTGTATTTCTGTTTGATACCGCTCGGAAAAACTCGCTTTCACAGACAGTATCATGTATAAATACCTATTTGCTTAACATCATATTCGGCGAAATTCATTTCAAGGAATTACAAATGTCTTGCCTGAACTGTAATCATATTATAGTATCATTTACTCAACTTTCCATCCGCTTTTCCGCTGCCAGCATCAGCAGCCGCTCCCTGGTATTTGCCGCCGGGTCACGCAGCACAATCTGTAAAAGCCGGTCTAAACACTCGCCCACCTGCCTGCCCTCACCGATGCCCAAAGCCATAATATCCCGGCCGTCCACTGCCAAATCCGCAATCCGCACCGGCTGACGCTGCGCCCTGGCCAAATATGCCTCCGTTTCGGCCGGAGAAAACCGGCCCTCAACTGCGGCCAATTGCAGCAGAATCGTAAAAACCTCTTCTCCCAGCCGAGAAAGCTGACAACGAAAAAAATAATCCTCTAAGTAAATTTCCAAATCCCGATTGGCAGCCACAGCTGTCACGATGTCCGTTGTCCGGTTATCAAAGGTCAAACGGCGTAAAATCCGTTTTACGTCCTGAGCCGGCAGTTTTTTTTCACCGCCGCAGAATAAATAAGCCAGCCGGGCCATTCCCTCCGGCATCAGTGCTTTCAGCCGATTATAGAAAACAGCGTTTTCCTCGGCCGGTAGTTCCGGCTCGGGGATAAAATAAGCCGCCAAGCCGTAGCGGACAAAATAAGACAAATATTCAGGATGATTGCTGGCTAAGGTTTTAACAAACTCCACCCGAATCCTTTCCTGACTGACTGCCCGAAGCAGTTCCTTTTTCTGCCGAATCGCCTCCGCTGTAGCCGCTTCAATCTTAAAGTTCAGTGCCGCCGCAAAACGAACCGCCCGGAGCATCCGGAGCGCATCTTCCTCAAATCGCTCTTCCGCCCGACCGACACAGCGAATCAGACCCTTTTTTAAATCATCCTGACCACCAAAATAGTCAATCACTCCCCGCTGCGGTGAATAGGCCATGGCGTTAACCGTAAAATCCCGCCGGGCCACATCCTCTTTTAACGATTCGCTAAAACTAACCGCTTTGGGGTGGCGATGGTCTTCGTATTGACCGTCAACCCGAAAAGTTGTAACCTCAACGGCCTCCCGCCGGTGCAGCACCGTAACAGTGCCATGCTTAATGCCGGTATCAACCGTTCGCGGAAAAAGCTGCTTAACCCGCAGCGGCCGTGCTGAGGTGGTAATATCCCAATCTTTCGGCACCTGCCCCATGATGCTGTCCCGGACGCAGCCGCCGACAATATAAGCCTGCTCACCGCTGGCCTGCAAAATCTCCAGCACCTCGGCTACCACAGGCGGTATCTCAATCCTATTCAAAACTTTCGCCTTTCTGTTCTATTAATTCTCTGGCCACAAACAGTCCGCTGGCCGCCGCCTGGGAAAGCGAATGTGTCACGCCCGAGGTATCACCCAAAACATAAAGCCCCTTGACGCTGGTTTCCAAATGCTCATCCACCGCCACCCGGCAGTTGTAAAACTTGACTTCCACTCCGTAAAGCAAGGTGTCCTCATTGGCCGTACCGGGAGCAATCTTATCCAGCGCATAAATCATGTCAATAATTCCGTCCAGCTGCCTTTTGGGAATAACTAAGCTCAAATCGCCGGGCGTAGCATCCAAAGTCGGCCGGGTAAAACATTGGCGCATCCGGTGCTCATTGCTCCGCCGACCCCGCTCTAAATCGCCAAACCGCTGAACCAGCACCCCGCCGCCCAGCATATTACTGAGCCGAGCAATGGACGCGCCGTATTCATTACTGTCTTTAAAGGGCTTGGTAAAATGATTTGACACCAGCAGCGCAAAATTGGTATTTTCCGTATGTCTGGCCGAATCGGCATAGCTATGACCGTTGACCGTCAAAATATCGCCGTAATTTTCCGTTACTACTTCTCCATACGGATTCATACAAAAAGTTCTGACCTGATCATTATATTTAGAGGTTTTATAAACAATTTTGCTTTCATAAACCTCGTCGGTAATATCCTTAAAAATCAAGGCCGGCAGTTCTACCCGCACACCGATGTCAACCCGATTGTTTTCCGTCTGAATACCAAAGCTTTCACACAAGCGATTGACCCAGCGGGAACCGACCCGGCCGGTAGCCACAATCACTTTGGCCGCTGTAAAACTTTCCCGTTCCGTCACCACTTCAAAAAAACCGTCTTTTTTCTTTACATCCAGCGCCGGCGTTTCAAAACGAATCTCAATCCGGTCCCGAATTGCCCGGTACATATTACCGGCAATGACCAGATTACGGTCCGTCCCCAAATGCCGCACCTGTGCATCCAGCAAATGCAAATCATGCCGCAGGGCTCTGGCCTTTAAATCGCCGGTCGAAGTAGAATAGAGCTTGGCATCTGCTCCACCCATCCGCATATTGATCGCGTCAACCTCCCACATCAGCTCCATTGCTTTGCCGACGCCGATATAGCTGTGCAGATCACCGCCAAAACTGGTAGTGATGTTATATTTGCCGTCGGAAAAACCGCCCGCGCCAAAAAAGCCTTCCATTACATTATAGCGGCTGCCCAAGGTTTTATCTCCCTTGGCTCTGCTTTCTCCGGCAGCAATCCGGTCAGCCAAAGAAAGCCCTTTTTCAATCATTAAAACCTTAAGCGGCTTTTCTGCCCGGGCCAATTCGTAAGCCGCAAACACTCCTGCCGCCCCCGCACCGATAATAATAACATCATACATTCCCATCCTCCCATTTGGCCGATCGTCATAAGGGTATCAAGTACTGGCTGCCTCGCTCAGGCTGATGGTTCCTTCTCTATGCAGTATAACTAAAAATCCGGGCCTTGTCAACTTACTCGGTAATCACCAGCGCCTGCCGGCCAAACGCTGCATATCCGGCTTCAAAGCTTGCCCTTGGGCTTTTTTCCACCCGACCGGTCAAAGGATCGGCATAATAAATAAAAGCGCCGTCAAAGCCAACCACCACCACGCTGTGTTCCCGGTAGGTAATTTCCATATAGCCGTTTTCCGTCTGCCATGAAATTTTAAGCGCATCCGGCACCGCCGCCATATTCGAACTGATGATCTGCACCGGCTGACCGTGACTGACAAAGGTCAAAATCTGCGTCAGCGAAGCACCGGTAATATTTTGGGCCCGGCTGCCCAAATAGCGGCGGGCCAGTACCGAAATCGGTTCAATATAAACCCCCAGTCCAGCCGCCTTAGCGTCATGGATCGAACCGGCAAACGCCTCCTTCATATCCACCTGATAGGCCGACGCCGGCTGAAAAGAACGACCGTACTCCAGGAGTTCATCCGCCAGCGCAAAGCGGTCCGGCAGTGCCGGGTCATAATAGCCCAGCAGCATAGACAGCGCCGTGACTTCACAGCCCCGGGGAAGCTCCGGCAGCTGACAAACCGTTGAAAAACCGCTAATCCGCGCACTTTCGGTCAGCCAGTCGCTGTCATATAATTTTTTCGATTTTTTTGCCTCGTTTTGATAATAAATCTGATAAGCCGGCATCGTCTGCGCTTGGAGCAATGCCGCCCGTAAATCTTCGGCAAAAATCCTGTCCGCACCAGCCTGAGCAAAGTATCCGCTGCCCGCAAAAACATCGCGCCAATCCAGCACCGCAATCTTGCCCTTGCCCGTTTCCGCTTTTTGAACCGTACCGCTGACCAGACGCAGCGGCCAGCCGTAAAAATCATCAGCCTTGCCCGGCAGCTGCTCGGTCGCCGGCGGCACTGCCTTGTCCTTTGTTTTGGATGCCAAAGCACTGAAATCAAAGCTTTGGCCGGCAGTTTGCAGATAGTCCACCCGCACCTCGCCCGGCCGCGCCGCACTGCTCGTTCTTTTTTGCAGCACCGGCAAAACACCGCTGTCGGCACCGGTAAACTCAGGCACACCGAAGTAGCTCCCCGCCGGCGCCTGCAAACCGGCCAACTCCTGCCCCTCCGGCGAATAGAGTATCACCCGGCGGAGCGGATAAACGACCCGGCGGTCAAGATATTCCAAACTGTCCGTCACATTGTATTCGCCGATATAAATTCCTTTTTGCCCGACTGCCAACAGTTTCAGGTTTTTATCTTCCTGATAAATCGTATAAATTTCCGGCTGCCGCAAGCTCGTCCACAGTACCGCCTGATTTTTTTTGTCCTCCTGCGCCTGCCAGCAGACCAAAGCCTGCTCCCGGTCAAAACGGCTGTGCAGCGGAATTTGCCGTTTACTGAATGTATGCTCCGGCAGGTTCAAAATAAAATATCCGCCCGGCCGCAGCCAATAAGCCTCCGCTCCGGCCTCATCCGTAAAAATCTGACTATCGGCATAGACTGCCAGCTCCGCATCCGGTATTTCGGCAAAGGCAATGGTTTGCAGCGTCCGGCCGTTCCATTCAAAAAACGCAATTCCTCTGCGGTTGCCTAAAGCCGGCACATCTCCGGCAAAGGTGCCATAACCCAAAAAATAATATTTTTGATCCTGCCAGCCGATATGCCTGAACCGGAGCGGACTGAACTCATCCGTCAAATAATCATCGTTAATGGCGTCCCGCCGGTACAGGGTATAAAGTGCCTGCCCATCGCCGGCATATACCTCACCGTCCTCAATCTGAACAAAGCGGCCGCCGGACGTGTGCCATTCTCCGCCGGCCGAAAGCACCAGGCTTTTTCTGACTTTATCATAAAAGCCTCGCTTGCGGCTATGCAGTTTTTCTTCCAGCCAAGTATTGCCATCGCTGTCGGCAGTAAAGCTGTAAAAATGATCCAAATACTCAAGCCCTTCCTGCCCGCGAATGGCTGCCGTTACCTTAGCCTGACCCCGAATCCAGCCGTCAACCGCCGCTTCTTCTACTTTCAGCGCCACTTCTCCCATCAAAGTTTCCGGCTCCGGCCGCTGCCTGACCTGGGCGGCAATATCGGCTGCTATCCGGCCATACTCCGTCTTTTCCTGATAAAAAAACGGCAAATCATAAAAAAAGTCCGTCATTTCCTTGGTCAAAATCAAGCGCAGAACATACAATTCACCGGGCTTTAACGCTTCCGGCTGAAAATGCAGAGCAAAATCATTCCGCTGCCAAATAAGGCTCCCGTCACCGGCCCGATACAGTTCCATCCGCCACAAATGCTCCTGCCAGTCACCCCTTGCCCAAAAACGAAAGCCGGCCGCATCGCACAGCGCTTCCGCCTTTTGATAAGTCGCCGGCTCAATGCGTGTAGAGGTTCCGGCTATGGGCTGAAACGCAAACTCATTTTCCAGCAGCCCCACATAGGGCAGCTGAACCGATTTCGTCTCTAAATATCCGGTACTGACGGTTTCATCCTTGGCCAAGCGCTTCTCCGCTTTGTTCTCCCGGCTGCAGCCGGTCACAAAAAAAAGACAAAAAAAGCAAAAAAGACCCCATAACACCCGAATCCTTTTGCTTTTTCTCATTTTTTTCCTCCCATTAACCCCGCCTGCTTTATGCTCTCTGCGCCATATACAAATGATAATAATCGCCCTTTTTGTCTAACAGCTCTTGATGTGAGCCCATTTCCGCAATCCGCCGATTCTTAATAAAAAAGATTCGGCTGGCCTGCTTGATGGTTGACAGCCGATGCGCCACAATAAAGGATGTCCGGTCTTTTAAAAGACTGGCAATGCCCTGCTGAATCAAGCGCTCGGTATGCGTATCAATGCTGGCCGTAGCCTCGTCCAAAATCAGCACGGCGGGCCTTGCAATCATCGTGCGGGCAAAAGCAATCAGCTGCTTTTGTCCAGCCGAGAGCTTGGAACCCTTATCGTTAATCATGGTTTCATAGCCCTTTTCCAGACTCATCACAAAGTCATGGAGTTGAACGGCTTTGGCTGCTTCTTCAATTTCCGCCTGACTGGCATCTAATTTCCCGTAACGGATATTATCGGCAATCGTGCCGGTAAACAGCACCGTATCCTGCGTCATAATGCCCATCTGCGAGCGCAGACTGGAGAGCGACACCGGCCGGATATCCTGACCGTCAATTCGAATACAGCCGCTCTTAATTTCATAAAACCGGGCCAGAGCATTGATAATTGTGGTCTTGCCCTCGCCGGTCGGCCCGACCAGCGC of Lachnospiraceae bacterium oral taxon 500 contains these proteins:
- a CDS encoding ABC transporter ATP-binding protein yields the protein MSGIIVEINKLEKEYQGLKVLAGLDFTLKKGEIVCLLGPSGAGKTTLLNIMAGLSAPSAGSCRVFGKLSYVFQEDRLLPWKNVLENVMFPGGKPDAQKAKAILEKLGLIDFVNYYPAQLSGGMRQRAAIARAFYAGGDLLLMDEPFQSLDMELRLRLIKELIGLWEVRRNTIFFVTHNLEEAILLGHRILVLSAAPARVKKEFTVSQDPSERLLEEYKGLKKEIEAEFILE
- a CDS encoding type II toxin-antitoxin system mRNA interferase toxin, RelE/StbE family, yielding MLKIKYQASFKKDYKRIVKRGYDVNLLEIVIRLLANQKPLPEKYRDHGLSGRYTGCRECHITPDWLLIYEINEDELLLYLTRTGSHSDLF
- a CDS encoding ABC transporter permease, whose product is MKPFTIKNRQNFSRNQPEGFAEKPGAGGKDKVFFLLGIGLLLFSWSLIACCLNQPILVPGPAATYRELVRIVSGASFGRTIAATVWRFLLGFGLTALLAMLLGAAAGLHQSIAALFSPFIALIKAIPTMAIILLAIIWLKSNAAPVLVVFLISFPVLYWSWKTGMEETDRKLLQMAKVFRVGFFRQLFEIYLPTARPYVWAGISSALGLGFKVCIGAEVLCQPQYGIGSAFQIEKANLNTAGVFAWAIICVALVGVLDLAVKRWIGSGKRS
- a CDS encoding type II toxin-antitoxin system antitoxin, RelB/DinJ family; protein product: MANTNINISMDSDLKQQFELFCEDMGMTMSTAFNIYARKVVREYRIPFEIGGEIPNLETREAIKNARAGIGMSQAFSTVEELMEDLNAED
- a CDS encoding ABC transporter substrate-binding protein: MKTKFLKMMSLGLVLMVLMTACGTSKTTPTDSAYANQQTPAAEKKDETKPEEKKDETKPVEEQKDTKTDETKPAENTAENYGDRTFQVVMPAGVPTIGLAKMIKESPEVNGAKMAYDSVVATDTLAPKLISGEADFAVVPSNLAIKVYNKGAAYQYAGSTVWGVLYLAAADDSVKDWADLKGKTITLIGRGLTPDLTLRYLLTKNGLTPDTDVTFEYVAGATELAPLFLSGKAGIALLPEPMLTQVLTKKPETKVVFDIQAEWKKATGSEDSYPQTAVLVKKEVAENYPELVKEFLAKLAESIEFANTDPQAVGAYMEELSDNLKAPVVAKAIPNCNLMYKDAAEAKVALEKYYTELMNFGAENIGGKMPDEAFYYQK
- a CDS encoding CCA tRNA nucleotidyltransferase, with protein sequence MNRIEIPPVVAEVLEILQASGEQAYIVGGCVRDSIMGQVPKDWDITTSARPLRVKQLFPRTVDTGIKHGTVTVLHRREAVEVTTFRVDGQYEDHRHPKAVSFSESLKEDVARRDFTVNAMAYSPQRGVIDYFGGQDDLKKGLIRCVGRAEERFEEDALRMLRAVRFAAALNFKIEAATAEAIRQKKELLRAVSQERIRVEFVKTLASNHPEYLSYFVRYGLAAYFIPEPELPAEENAVFYNRLKALMPEGMARLAYLFCGGEKKLPAQDVKRILRRLTFDNRTTDIVTAVAANRDLEIYLEDYFFRCQLSRLGEEVFTILLQLAAVEGRFSPAETEAYLARAQRQPVRIADLAVDGRDIMALGIGEGRQVGECLDRLLQIVLRDPAANTRERLLMLAAEKRMES
- a CDS encoding starch synthase; amino-acid sequence: MAQKAEKTILFVTSESGPYKASGGLADVAEALPVAFRKQNVNMVRVMPKYRGIEEKYQLTKLHEFIVEITNRPMVAAVYQHELDGIKTYFIGNAPFFEREKLYGYEDDSVRFGFFSKAVVEMLISIGLKPDVIHANDWQTALIGIFLKQDYATLDFYRDIKMVFTIHNLQYQGVFERDVLEKLNLSPKYFNSEAVEYYGKVCFMKAGIVYSNAITTVSQTYAKEIQTPEFGYGLDGLLRKYSHKIYGIINGIYYDKYDPANDEALAFQFDAKNYKKERSKQQKAFREQIGLAPSAEPMLGVVTRLAEQKGIDLILAAMKKLAREGVQFVILGSGETYYEAALKDMANQYPGQIVVITEFNPAVARQIYGSVDMFLMPSLFEPCGLSQMYSLRYGAVPIVRNTGGLSDTIIGYEDDPERATGFRFSNYFSNDFIEAIRRAIGCFKEPKVWNEIMQRGMATRFSWDGSAKEYLALYQSILKEDEH